A section of the Streptomyces sp. CG1 genome encodes:
- a CDS encoding NADH-quinone oxidoreductase subunit D: protein MSTQSASDASAASARETTEGTVYTVTGGDWDEVVQSASRADDERIVVNMGPQHPSTHGVLRLILEIEGETVTEARCGIGYLHTGIEKNLEFRTWTQGTTFVTRMDYLTSFFNETAYCLGVEKLLGIEDEITERAKIIRVLLMELNRMSSHLVCIATGGMELGATTIMIYGFRDREMILDLYELITGLRMNHAYIRPGGLAQDLPPGAVDQIREFVKKMKKNLPEYDKLATGNPIFKARMQDIGYLDLAGCMALGATGPILRSTGLPHDLRKAQPYCDYETYDFEIPVADSCDAYGRFLVRLEEMRQSLRIVEQCLDRLQPGPVMVADKKIAWPAQLALGPDGLGNSLDHIKKIMGTSMEALIHHFKLVTEGFRVPPGQAYAAVESPKGELGVHVVSDGGTRPYRVHFRDPSFTNLQAMAAMCEGGQVADVIVAVASIDPVMGGVDR from the coding sequence GTGAGCACGCAGTCAGCATCCGACGCGTCGGCCGCATCGGCGCGCGAGACCACCGAGGGCACCGTATACACGGTCACCGGTGGCGACTGGGACGAGGTCGTCCAGTCCGCGAGCCGCGCCGACGACGAACGCATCGTCGTCAACATGGGTCCCCAGCACCCCTCCACCCACGGTGTGCTCCGTCTGATCCTGGAGATCGAGGGCGAGACCGTCACCGAGGCCCGCTGCGGCATCGGCTATCTGCACACCGGCATCGAGAAGAACCTCGAGTTCCGCACGTGGACGCAGGGCACCACCTTCGTCACGCGCATGGACTACCTGACGTCCTTCTTCAACGAGACCGCCTACTGCCTCGGCGTCGAGAAACTCCTCGGCATCGAGGACGAGATCACCGAACGCGCGAAGATCATCCGGGTGCTCCTGATGGAGCTGAACCGGATGTCCTCCCACCTGGTGTGCATCGCCACCGGCGGCATGGAACTGGGCGCCACCACGATCATGATCTACGGCTTCCGTGATCGTGAAATGATTCTCGACCTCTACGAGCTCATCACGGGCCTGAGGATGAACCACGCGTACATCCGCCCCGGCGGACTCGCCCAGGACCTGCCGCCCGGCGCGGTGGACCAGATCCGCGAGTTCGTGAAGAAGATGAAGAAGAACCTCCCGGAGTACGACAAGCTCGCCACCGGGAACCCCATCTTCAAGGCCCGCATGCAGGACATCGGCTATCTCGACCTGGCCGGCTGCATGGCCCTCGGCGCCACCGGCCCGATCCTGCGCTCCACCGGCCTGCCGCACGACCTGCGCAAGGCACAGCCGTACTGCGACTATGAGACGTACGACTTCGAGATCCCGGTCGCCGACTCCTGCGACGCCTACGGCCGCTTCCTAGTCCGGCTGGAGGAGATGCGCCAGTCGCTGAGGATCGTCGAGCAGTGCCTGGACCGGCTCCAGCCCGGACCGGTCATGGTCGCCGACAAGAAGATCGCCTGGCCCGCCCAGCTCGCCCTGGGACCGGACGGACTCGGTAACTCCCTCGACCACATCAAGAAGATCATGGGTACCTCCATGGAGGCCCTGATCCACCACTTCAAACTCGTCACCGAGGGCTTCCGCGTGCCGCCGGGACAGGCGTACGCGGCCGTCGAGTCCCCCAAGGGCGAGCTCGGTGTGCACGTCGTCTCCGACGGCGGCACCCGCCCCTACCGGGTCCACTTCCGCGACCCGTCCTTCACCAACCTGCAGGCCATGGCGGCGATGTGCGAAGGCGGCCAGGTCGCCGACGTCATCGTCGCCGTCGCGTCCATCGACCCCGTGATGGGAGGCGTCGACCGGTGA
- the nuoF gene encoding NADH-quinone oxidoreductase subunit NuoF encodes MMTVAAELKDTSPEKLLAPVLSAFWDEDRSWTLDVYRRHEGYEGLRKALAMSPDDVIAYVKDSGLRGRGGAGFPTGMKWQFIPQGDGKPHYLVVNADESEPGTCKDIPLLFANPHSLIEGIVIACYAIRSSHAFIYLRGEVVPVLRRLHEAVREACSAGYLGENILGSGLDLHLTVHAGAGAYICGEETALLDSLEGRRGQPRLRPPFPAVEGLYACPTVVNNVESIASVPAILQNGKEWFRSMGSEKSPGFTLYSLSGHVASPGQYEAPLGITLRQLLEMSGGMRPGHRLKFWTPGGSSTPMFTDEHLDVPLDYEGVGAAGSMLGTKALQCFDETTCVVRAVTRWTEFYAHESCGKCTPCREGTYWLVQLLRDIEAGKGTMSDLGKLADIADNINGKSFCALGDGAASPIFSSLKYFRAEYEQHITGRGCPFDPAKSTAWADRPEVNA; translated from the coding sequence GTGATGACCGTGGCAGCCGAACTCAAGGACACGAGCCCCGAGAAGCTGCTCGCACCCGTGCTGTCGGCCTTCTGGGACGAGGACCGGTCCTGGACTCTGGACGTCTACCGGAGGCACGAAGGGTACGAGGGGCTCCGCAAGGCGCTCGCCATGTCACCGGACGACGTGATCGCGTACGTCAAGGACTCCGGGCTGCGCGGCCGCGGCGGCGCGGGATTCCCGACCGGAATGAAGTGGCAGTTCATTCCGCAGGGAGATGGGAAACCGCACTATCTAGTTGTCAACGCCGACGAGTCGGAGCCCGGGACGTGCAAGGACATCCCGCTCCTCTTCGCGAACCCGCATAGCCTCATCGAGGGCATCGTGATCGCGTGCTATGCCATCAGGTCGTCGCATGCCTTCATCTATCTGCGTGGTGAAGTCGTCCCCGTTCTGCGGCGGTTGCACGAGGCCGTGCGCGAGGCCTGCTCGGCGGGCTACCTCGGCGAGAACATCCTGGGCAGCGGGCTCGACCTCCACCTCACCGTGCACGCGGGCGCCGGCGCGTACATCTGCGGTGAGGAGACCGCACTGCTCGACTCGCTCGAAGGCCGCCGTGGTCAACCGCGGCTCCGTCCCCCCTTCCCTGCGGTGGAAGGCCTCTACGCCTGTCCGACTGTGGTGAATAACGTCGAATCCATCGCGTCGGTTCCCGCCATCCTGCAAAACGGAAAAGAATGGTTCAGGTCGATGGGCAGCGAGAAGTCCCCGGGCTTCACGCTCTACTCGCTCAGCGGCCACGTGGCGAGCCCCGGCCAGTACGAGGCGCCGCTCGGCATCACGCTCCGCCAGCTACTCGAGATGAGCGGCGGCATGCGGCCGGGCCACCGTCTGAAGTTCTGGACCCCGGGCGGTTCTTCGACGCCGATGTTCACCGACGAGCACCTCGACGTCCCTCTTGATTACGAAGGAGTGGGCGCCGCGGGTTCCATGCTCGGCACGAAAGCCCTGCAGTGCTTCGACGAGACGACCTGCGTGGTGCGGGCGGTGACCCGCTGGACCGAGTTCTACGCCCACGAGTCCTGCGGCAAGTGCACGCCCTGCCGCGAAGGGACCTACTGGTTGGTGCAGTTGCTGCGGGACATCGAGGCCGGCAAGGGCACCATGTCCGATCTCGGCAAACTCGCCGACATCGCCGACAACATCAACGGCAAGTCCTTCTGCGCCCTCGGCGACGGCGCCGCGTCCCCGATCTTCTCCTCGCTGAAGTACTTCCGCGCGGAGTACGAGCAGCACATCACGGGCCGGGGCTGCCCCTTCGACCCGGCCAAGTCGACGGCCTGGGCGGACCGCCCGGAGGTGAACGCATGA
- a CDS encoding NADH-quinone oxidoreductase subunit C — MSDANGNGAGGVNGSGNGVNPEKDLSASNLPGQRGQGGEEIRVQRGMFGAAGGGDTSGYGGLVRSVRLPGPATRPYGGWFDEVADELEGALEEQGLVPDSAVEKTVVDRDEITFHIEREHLVRVARTLRDDPALRFELCTGVSGVHYPHDKGRELHAVYHLRSITHNRLIRLEVSAPDADPHIPSLVPVYPTNDWHERETYDFFGIVFDGHPALTRIMMPDDWQGHPQRKDYPLGGIPVEYKGAQIPAPDQRRSYS, encoded by the coding sequence GTGAGCGATGCGAACGGCAACGGCGCAGGCGGCGTGAACGGGTCCGGGAACGGGGTGAACCCCGAGAAGGACCTCTCCGCCTCCAACCTCCCCGGCCAGCGCGGCCAGGGCGGCGAGGAGATCCGCGTCCAGCGCGGCATGTTCGGCGCCGCAGGCGGCGGCGACACCTCCGGCTACGGCGGCCTGGTCCGCTCGGTCCGGCTCCCGGGACCGGCGACCCGCCCCTACGGCGGCTGGTTCGACGAGGTCGCCGACGAACTGGAAGGTGCCCTGGAGGAACAGGGACTCGTCCCGGACAGCGCCGTCGAGAAGACGGTCGTCGACCGCGACGAGATCACCTTCCACATCGAGCGCGAACACCTGGTCCGCGTCGCCCGCACCCTGCGCGACGACCCGGCCCTGCGCTTCGAACTGTGCACCGGCGTCAGCGGCGTCCACTACCCGCACGACAAGGGCCGTGAGCTGCACGCCGTCTACCACCTGCGCTCGATCACCCACAACCGGCTGATCCGCCTCGAGGTCAGCGCCCCCGACGCCGACCCGCACATCCCCTCGCTCGTCCCCGTGTACCCGACGAACGACTGGCACGAGCGCGAGACCTACGACTTCTTCGGGATCGTCTTCGACGGTCACCCGGCCCTGACGCGGATCATGATGCCGGACGACTGGCAGGGCCATCCGCAGCGCAAGGACTACCCCCTCGGCGGCATCCCCGTCGAGTACAAGGGCGCCCAGATCCCGGCTCCGGACCAGCGGAGGTCGTACTCGTGA
- a CDS encoding NADH-quinone oxidoreductase subunit G, with protein MTVTTSSPTGGGTAAVPPEDLVTLTIDGIEISVPKGTLVIRAAEQLGIEVPRFCDHPLLDPVGACRQCIVEVEGQRKPMASCTITCTDGMVVKTQLTSPVAEKAQHGVMELLLINHPLDCPVCDKGGECPLQNQAMSHGNADSRFDGKKRTYEKPVPISTQVLLDRERCVLCARCTRFSNQIAGDPTIELLERGALQQVGTGEGDPFESYFSGNTIQICPVGALTSAAYRFRSRPFDLVSSPSVCEHCSGGCATRTDHRRGKVMRRLAANDPEVNEEWICDKGRFAFRYAQLKDRLDTPLVRNADGVLEPASWPEALEAAARGLSAARSRAGVLIGGRLTVEDAYAYSKFARVALDTNDIDFRARVHSGEEADFLASQVAGRGRDLDGTGVTYTSLEKAPAVLLVGFESEEEAPGVFLRLRKAWRKHKQQVFALATHATRGLQKTGGTLLPAAPGTETEWLDALASGVGLEEPGSLAAEALRTEGAVIVVGERLASVAGGLTAAVRAATATGAQLVWIPRRAGERGAVEVGALPSLLPGGRPATDPRAREEVAAAWGLAELPLRYGRDTHHIVEAAATGELSALVVAGVEVADLPDPARAREALDGVGFLVSLELRPSEVTEHADVVLPVAAAAEKAGTFLNWEGRVRFFDAALKPDQMTRRLAPTDTRVLQMLADAMDVHLGLPDLRTTRAEIDRLGSWAGPRATEPQETAGVLPRPAAGEAVLAGHRLLLDQGVLQEGDEALAGTRHAAHARVSAATAAEAGVKDGDALAVTGSAGTVELPLRITEMPDRVVWLPLNSVGAGVASDTGARPGSLVRIGQAAPAEQAPKEVEA; from the coding sequence ATGACCGTGACCACGAGTTCCCCCACCGGAGGGGGAACGGCGGCGGTCCCGCCGGAGGACCTCGTCACGCTGACGATCGACGGCATCGAGATCAGCGTGCCCAAGGGCACTCTGGTCATCCGGGCCGCCGAGCAGCTCGGCATCGAGGTCCCCCGATTCTGCGACCACCCCCTGCTCGACCCCGTCGGCGCCTGCCGGCAGTGCATCGTCGAGGTCGAGGGCCAGCGCAAGCCGATGGCGTCCTGCACCATCACCTGCACCGACGGCATGGTGGTGAAGACCCAGCTCACCTCGCCGGTGGCCGAGAAGGCCCAGCACGGCGTGATGGAGCTGCTGCTCATCAACCACCCGCTGGACTGCCCGGTCTGCGACAAGGGCGGCGAGTGCCCGCTGCAGAACCAGGCCATGTCACACGGCAACGCCGACTCCCGCTTCGACGGCAAGAAGCGCACCTACGAGAAGCCCGTACCGATCTCCACCCAGGTGCTGCTGGACCGAGAGCGGTGCGTGCTGTGCGCCCGCTGCACCCGGTTCTCCAACCAGATCGCGGGCGACCCGACGATCGAGTTGCTCGAGCGGGGCGCGCTGCAGCAGGTCGGTACCGGCGAGGGCGACCCGTTCGAGTCGTACTTCTCCGGCAACACCATCCAGATCTGCCCGGTCGGCGCGCTGACCTCGGCGGCCTACCGCTTCCGCTCCCGCCCCTTCGACCTGGTCTCCTCGCCGTCGGTCTGCGAGCACTGTTCCGGCGGCTGCGCCACCCGCACCGACCACCGGCGCGGCAAGGTCATGCGGCGGCTCGCAGCCAACGACCCCGAGGTCAACGAGGAGTGGATCTGCGACAAGGGACGCTTCGCGTTCCGGTACGCGCAGCTCAAGGACCGCCTGGACACCCCGCTGGTCCGCAACGCCGACGGTGTCCTGGAGCCCGCCTCCTGGCCGGAGGCGCTGGAGGCGGCCGCGCGCGGACTGAGCGCGGCACGCTCCCGGGCCGGTGTCCTGATCGGCGGCCGGCTGACCGTCGAGGACGCCTACGCATACAGCAAGTTCGCGCGCGTGGCGCTCGACACGAACGACATCGACTTCCGCGCGCGCGTGCACAGCGGCGAGGAAGCCGACTTCCTGGCGTCCCAGGTGGCCGGCCGCGGCCGTGACCTCGACGGTACGGGCGTCACGTACACCTCCCTGGAGAAGGCGCCCGCCGTCCTGCTGGTCGGCTTCGAGTCGGAGGAGGAGGCGCCCGGCGTCTTCCTGCGGCTGCGCAAGGCCTGGCGCAAGCACAAGCAGCAGGTGTTCGCGCTGGCCACACACGCGACCCGGGGCCTTCAGAAGACGGGCGGCACTCTGCTGCCGGCCGCGCCGGGCACCGAGACCGAATGGCTGGACGCCCTCGCGAGCGGCGTCGGCCTGGAGGAGCCCGGCAGCCTGGCCGCGGAGGCCCTGCGCACCGAGGGCGCGGTCATCGTCGTCGGCGAACGCCTCGCCTCCGTCGCCGGCGGCCTCACCGCCGCCGTACGCGCCGCCACCGCGACCGGCGCCCAGCTGGTGTGGATCCCGCGCCGGGCCGGCGAGCGCGGCGCCGTCGAGGTGGGCGCGCTGCCGTCGTTGCTGCCGGGCGGCCGCCCGGCGACCGACCCACGCGCGCGGGAGGAGGTCGCCGCCGCCTGGGGGCTCGCCGAACTTCCGCTGCGCTACGGCCGCGACACCCACCACATCGTCGAGGCCGCCGCCACCGGCGAACTGTCGGCACTCGTCGTCGCCGGCGTCGAGGTCGCCGACCTGCCCGACCCGGCACGCGCGCGTGAGGCACTCGACGGCGTCGGCTTCCTGGTGTCGCTGGAACTGCGGCCCAGTGAGGTCACCGAGCACGCCGACGTCGTCCTGCCGGTCGCCGCGGCCGCCGAGAAGGCGGGCACCTTCCTCAACTGGGAAGGCAGGGTGCGGTTCTTCGACGCCGCGCTCAAGCCCGACCAGATGACCCGCCGCCTGGCACCGACGGACACGCGCGTGCTCCAGATGCTGGCCGACGCCATGGACGTCCATCTGGGCCTGCCGGATCTGCGCACCACGCGCGCGGAGATCGACCGGCTCGGTTCCTGGGCCGGCCCGCGCGCCACCGAGCCCCAGGAGACCGCGGGCGTGCTGCCCCGCCCGGCGGCCGGTGAGGCGGTACTCGCCGGGCACCGGCTGCTGCTCGACCAGGGCGTCCTCCAGGAGGGTGACGAGGCGCTGGCCGGCACCCGGCACGCCGCCCACGCGCGCGTGTCGGCGGCGACGGCCGCCGAGGCGGGTGTGAAGGACGGCGACGCCCTCGCCGTCACCGGCTCCGCCGGCACCGTCGAACTCCCGCTGCGGATCACCGAGATGCCCGACCGGGTGGTCTGGCTCCCGCTGAACTCCGTCGGCGCGGGCGTCGCCTCCGACACCGGGGCGCGGCCCGGCTCACTCGTCCGCATCGGCCAGGCGGCACCCGCCGAACAAGCCCCCAAGGAGGTGGAGGCATGA
- the nuoE gene encoding NADH-quinone oxidoreductase subunit NuoE, translating into MTTSSSERGVSLGMPELPAPAYPDDVRARLEADAREIIARYPDSRSALLPLLHLVQSEEGHVTRTGMQFCADMLDLTTAEVTAVATFYTMYRRGPSGDYQVGVCTNTLCAVMGGDAIFETLQEHLGVGNGETTDDGKVTLEHIECNAACDYAPVVMVNWEFFDNQTPGSAKRLVDDLRAGRPVQPTRGARLCTFKETARMLAGFPDERPGAVEESGSAGPASLVGLRLARGEAAPARVVHPRAQEPQDAPSAGEAEEEEGE; encoded by the coding sequence GTGACCACCTCTTCTTCGGAGCGGGGCGTCAGCCTGGGCATGCCCGAACTGCCCGCGCCCGCGTACCCGGACGACGTCCGGGCCCGCCTGGAGGCGGACGCTCGCGAGATCATCGCGCGCTACCCGGACTCCCGGTCCGCCCTGCTCCCGCTGCTCCACCTCGTGCAGTCGGAGGAGGGCCATGTCACGCGCACCGGAATGCAGTTCTGCGCGGACATGCTGGACCTGACCACGGCCGAGGTCACGGCCGTCGCCACCTTCTACACCATGTACCGGCGGGGGCCGTCCGGTGACTACCAGGTCGGTGTGTGCACCAACACCCTGTGCGCCGTGATGGGCGGAGACGCGATCTTCGAGACCCTCCAGGAACACCTGGGCGTCGGCAACGGCGAGACCACCGACGACGGCAAGGTCACCCTGGAGCACATCGAGTGCAACGCGGCCTGCGACTACGCGCCGGTCGTGATGGTCAACTGGGAGTTCTTCGACAACCAGACGCCGGGCAGTGCCAAGCGCCTGGTCGACGATCTGCGCGCGGGACGGCCCGTGCAGCCCACGCGCGGGGCTCGGCTGTGCACGTTCAAGGAGACCGCGCGGATGCTGGCCGGCTTCCCCGACGAGCGGCCAGGGGCCGTCGAGGAGAGCGGCAGTGCGGGACCCGCATCGCTGGTGGGCCTTCGCCTGGCAAGGGGAGAGGCCGCACCCGCGCGCGTGGTCCATCCGCGTGCACAGGAACCCCAGGATGCGCCGTCCGCGGGCGAGGCCGAAGAGGAGGAGGGGGAGTGA